A stretch of the Symmachiella macrocystis genome encodes the following:
- a CDS encoding tetratricopeptide repeat protein: MLCRVVLLIVSGVCLLLARPLVADDKTDARPLYQRQTEGVEKTYNEVIQQQTAAIQADPANDRAYSRRGDAYFFTGQYDKAVADYEKMVELDPEIAVQHWRLGLAYYYAGHYAKTAKQLGLYHAYDDQDRENGIWIFLAKAQADGVAAARKKMIRYKKDDRPPLPDVYRMFEGKLTADELLKRIEAEIKQKKLPQATREQRLFYAHLYIGLFAEAEKKPQQARKSFLAATEQTWPLKAGGGPAYMWHCARLRLLELDKAAASGAKAKD, from the coding sequence ATGTTGTGTCGGGTTGTGTTACTCATCGTCAGTGGGGTCTGTCTCTTACTGGCGCGGCCGCTTGTCGCGGATGATAAAACGGATGCGCGCCCGTTGTATCAACGCCAAACCGAAGGGGTTGAGAAAACCTACAACGAAGTGATCCAACAGCAGACGGCTGCGATTCAGGCGGATCCAGCGAACGATCGCGCCTATAGCCGGCGAGGCGATGCGTATTTCTTTACCGGGCAATACGACAAAGCGGTCGCCGACTATGAGAAGATGGTCGAGCTTGATCCGGAGATCGCCGTGCAACATTGGCGTTTAGGACTGGCGTATTATTATGCCGGGCATTACGCCAAAACGGCCAAGCAGTTGGGGCTGTATCATGCCTACGACGATCAGGACCGCGAGAACGGCATTTGGATATTCCTGGCGAAAGCACAGGCCGATGGGGTTGCCGCGGCCCGCAAAAAAATGATTCGTTACAAAAAAGACGATCGCCCGCCGCTGCCGGATGTGTACCGGATGTTCGAAGGCAAATTGACGGCTGACGAACTGCTGAAACGTATTGAGGCGGAAATCAAACAGAAGAAACTTCCCCAGGCGACCCGCGAGCAGCGGTTGTTTTACGCGCATTTGTATATCGGGTTGTTCGCGGAGGCAGAGAAGAAACCCCAGCAAGCCCGCAAATCGTTTCTGGCCGCGACTGAACAAACCTGGCCGCTCAAAGCGGGTGGCGGGCCAGCGTATATGTGGCACTGCGCGCGGTTGCGATTGCTGGAGCTCGACAAAGCGGCCGCATCAGGGGCTAAAGCGAAAGACTGA